Below is a window of 'Nostoc azollae' 0708 DNA.
AAAAACCTACGGTTTCACCTTAGTTAAGGCTCTGATTGCTCTAGAAGCAAATGTAGATTTATTATGTAGTCGTTATACTAATAGTTATAATAGTGATTTACTTTTAAATGAAGCTTTATTTTTCGACATACAAAAATCTAATAGTAGCAATTTAGAAATTAAGAGTATTATTAGTGCTGCTATTCAAGGATTTTATCAAGCCAAAGAAGTGCAAGTTAGTGATTTTGTCATCAAACGAGATGCCGACTATATTTTTGAGTATTTAGCTAGTTCAGGAAAAATATTCAATATTTCTAATTGTTATAGAACAGCCAATAATTTATATAAACATTTTCACTTACAAACCAGAGTAAACATTAAAAAGAAAATTGATATCTGGCATGTTACTTATCCAATTCCTATTAAAGTAAATGCTGCCAGAAAAATTACAACTATTCATGATTTAATTCCGTTAAAACTTCCTTATACTACTTTAGATGATAAAAAATGTTTTTTTAATTTAATCAAGGATGCAATTAAAAATTCCGAGATTATTCTAACGGTTTCAGAAAGTACAAAAAATGATATCTTACATTGTTTTGATGTTAATCCAGATAAAATTTATGTGACATATCAACCAATAATTGATAATTCACATTTGGTTGAAAACCATACAACAGAAACTAAGTTAAAAAAGTATAAACTTAAAAATAAACAATATATTCTATTTGTAGGAACTATAGAACCTAAAAAAAATATAGGCCGATTAATAGATGCATATAGTGGTTTAGATACTGATATGCAGCTAGTTATTGTTGGCAAAAAAGGATGGTTATGGGAAGATGAAATCGGTAAATTAGAAGCAGTATTTGGTAAAGATTTTAGCAGGGAAATTAAGTTATTGGAATATGTAGAGAAAAAAGATTTATTATATCTCTATAATGGTGCTTTTTGTTTTGTTTTTCCATCTTTGTACGAAGGATTTGGTTTACCACCTCTAGAGGCTATGTCTTTGGGATGTCCTGTTGTAACCTCTAATGTAGCTTCTTTACCAGAAGTTTGTGGAAATGCTGCTCTTTATGTAGATCCTTTCGATTCAGATGAAATTAGACTGGGAATTGAGAAGTTGATAAATAATCCTCAAATACAAAACCAACTTATAGAAGCTGGCAAAGAAAGAGTAAAACTATTTAGTATGGAAAATTATGCAAATAAACTTTATGAAGCTTATACAAAAGTAATCTAAGCATTTTGCTGATTGTAGCTAACTGAATCCTTACACCTGGTCAAAAATATGACTTTTCCAATCAATGATAAATACTGGATAAATACAGTATATTTTTTACAACAAAGAATTCAAGACGGAGATAAAATCATAGCACCAACTGAATTTGAAGAAAAATTAACAAATGTTATATACTATTCCTTAACCGGAGAGCATTCATGTGATGATTTTCAGTGGGTCATTATCCATAAGGGTATGATGGAAAATATAGAATATGCTTTTCTAGATAAAATTTTAGATAAATATTTTCCAATTTTTGCTAATGAAGTTTTCGTCATATTTACTAATCACACTTATATGCCTAAATTAGACAGTAACTATATTCATCTAGAATTTTTTTGGGAAAAAATTAAATTGATGAAAAGCATATATAGTAAATTGCAATCAAGGTTAGAAAAAGATTCTGCTAACAACAACATTTATTTCAACATAAAAGATGTTAGCTCATTGACACGGAAAGAATTAGAATTAAATAGCCGTAAAATGTCCCAGACAGTGTATTTA
It encodes the following:
- a CDS encoding glycosyltransferase family 4 protein, with the protein product MDLQGINVLVDGYNLEMIQGTGIKTYGFTLVKALIALEANVDLLCSRYTNSYNSDLLLNEALFFDIQKSNSSNLEIKSIISAAIQGFYQAKEVQVSDFVIKRDADYIFEYLASSGKIFNISNCYRTANNLYKHFHLQTRVNIKKKIDIWHVTYPIPIKVNAARKITTIHDLIPLKLPYTTLDDKKCFFNLIKDAIKNSEIILTVSESTKNDILHCFDVNPDKIYVTYQPIIDNSHLVENHTTETKLKKYKLKNKQYILFVGTIEPKKNIGRLIDAYSGLDTDMQLVIVGKKGWLWEDEIGKLEAVFGKDFSREIKLLEYVEKKDLLYLYNGAFCFVFPSLYEGFGLPPLEAMSLGCPVVTSNVASLPEVCGNAALYVDPFDSDEIRLGIEKLINNPQIQNQLIEAGKERVKLFSMENYANKLYEAYTKVI